A genomic stretch from Strongyloides ratti genome assembly S_ratti_ED321, chromosome : 1 includes:
- a CDS encoding Major facilitator superfamily domain, general substrate transporter-containing protein → MITSAGNYIFISFASLKPTCEDKTIHEMKIQNPCNLLKHCPINQTKYYFLSLYQEDNFICPDNFNAPYQLQTLQAIGSGTGAIVGGLLADKYGRKWITYIGSVVMH, encoded by the exons ATGATTACCTCAGCTggtaattatatatttatatcatttgcATCATTGAAACCAACCTGTGAAGATAAGACAATCCAT GAAATGAAAATACAAAATCCatgtaatttattaaaacattgtCCCATCAATCAAAcaaaatactattttttgtCACTTTATCAGGAggataattttatatgtcCGGATAATTTTAATGCACCATATCAATTACAAACACTACAAGCTATTGGTTCAGGTACAGGTGCTATAGTGGGAGGATTATTAGCTGATAAGTACGGTAGAAAATGGATAACATATATTGGATCTGTTGTAATG CATTAG
- a CDS encoding PDZ domain-containing protein, with protein sequence MSVFYPSLEDMTVDQYIVSHRHPSHPLPTAPAYYYARDSQNVSNNITNVPIYEAIGNDDKGRKKELGRHCNENLMQFDASKFNTDMCGEDITTIPRNNPEQTIISWNNDDRRVIQSNGGIHSDVTEQLPNGALMVAPVSMLSSSLSKSVVHHGVRTTTLYKEKNGRVGIRLRCINMGMFVQFVAEDSPASIGGIRFGDQILEINGIELLGLSENEAMDLLNSSKDEQTLDLVIRDRPFERTITLHKNNVGSLGFAYADNKITHIIKSTSASRNGLLINQRILEVNGQNVIGFKSPQMKKILDEAEQTVTLTIISNEMYNELLKNVSWSLILKKQDHSAPE encoded by the exons aTGTCAGTATTTTACCCATCCCTTGAGGATATGACAGTGGATCAGTATATTGTG tCTCACAGACATCCATCACACCCACTTCCAACTGCTCCAGCATATTATTATGCTCGTGATTCACAAAATGtaagtaataatataacaaatgtACCAATATATGAAGCTATTGGTAATGATGATAAGGgtagaaaaaaagaattgGGTAGGCATTGTAATGAAAATTTGATGCAATTTGATGcttcaaaatttaatactGATATGTGTGGTGAGGACATTACAACAATACCAAGAAATAATCCTGAACAAACTATTATTTCATGGAATAATGATGATAGAAGAGTAATCCAAAGTAATGGTGGTATACATAGTGATGTAACTGAACAACTACCAAATGGAGCATTAATGGTGGCACCAGTTAGTATGTTATCAAGTTCCTTATCTAAGTCTGTTGTCCATCATGGTGTTAGGACGACaacattatataaagaaaaaaatggtaGAGTTGGTATAAGATTAAGATGTATTAATATGGGGATGTTTGTACAATTTGTTGCTGAAGACTCTCCCGCATCAATTGGTGGTATACGTTTTGGTGATcaaattttagaaattaatGGTATTGAATTACTAGGATTATCAGAAAATGAGGCAATGGACTTATTAAATTCATCTAAAGATGAACAGACATTAGATCTTGTCATAAGAGATAGACCATTTGAGAGGACAATTactttacataaaaataatgttggTTCCTTGGGATTTGCCTATGCTGATAATAAGATCACccatattattaaaagtacatCTGCATCTCGTAATGGATTACTAATAAACCAAAGAATTCTTGAAGTTAATGGGCAAAATGTAATTGGATTTAAA agtccacaaatgaaaaaaattcttgATGAAGCTGAGCAAACAGTAACATTAACAATTATAAGTAATGAGATGTataatgaattattaaaaaa TGTATCATGGAGTTTGATATTAAAGAAACAGGACCATTCTGCTCcagaataa
- a CDS encoding Solute carrier family 22 member 15, whose amino-acid sequence MFGMGLSYGMLIDASMTLASETVGSKYRLVQMLAFQWSLALQISSIIAYLTAIPLFILLLFWEESPRWLIQRRRFKEGCKSINKINKWNNCNIQFTVNDLIGIKTQSEEDKSKTFFIHHLVSSLKLAKYTLVLFLSALTVELCIAVFIFDVQILDGNPFINIGLYGLLRVWVPFFIIIFEKTSFFGRRGLFLGSQSFSIICYSVVFILTYFTMPKYIISLPAIKTIFALLGGIVNSSIFFTIYKQYTMELYPTLLRAIAVGTFGLVERIGGGIGPQLIILNNIIGKGSAIGMTIIIMILSLITGYLFLPETKDKNMIDFCDSEIETSSIPSDTLLSSKERDEIKEES is encoded by the exons ATGTTTGGTATGGGTTTAAGTTATGGAATGTTAATTGATGCTTCAATGACATTAGCTTCAGAGACTGTTGGTTCTAAATATAGATTAGTACAAATGTTAGCATTTCAATGGTCATTAGCATTACAAATATCATCTATAATAGCATATTTAACTG CAATaccattatttattttactccTTTTTTGGGAAGAATCTCCACGTTGGCTTATACAACGTAGACGTTTTAAAGAAGGTTGTaaatcaattaataaaattaataaatggaataattgtaatattcAATTTACGGTAAATGATTTAATTGGAATTAAAACACAAAGTGAAGAAGATAaatcaaaaacattttttatacatcATCTTGTATCAAGTTTAAAATTAGCCAAATATACTTTagtactttttttatcagcATTAACAGTAGAATTATGTATAgctgtttttatatttgatgtTCAAATACTTGATGGAAAtccttttattaatattggATTATATGGTTTATTACGTGTATGGGttcctttttttataataatatttgaaaaaactTCATTCTTTGGTAGAAGAGGTTTATTTTTAGGGTCACAAagtttttcaataatatgttattcagttgtctttattttaacatattttacaatgccaaaatatatcatatcATTACCAGCTATCAAAACCATTTTTGCACTTTTAGGTGGAATAGTTAattcatcaattttttttactatttataaacaatatacTATGGAATTATATCCAACATTACTTCGTGCTATAGCTGTTGGAACATTTGGATTGGTAGAAAGAATTGGTGGTGGAATAGGACCacaattaataatacttaataatattataggAAAAGGATCAGCAATTGGTATgacaataattataatgatcCTTTCACTTATAACaggatatttatttttaccagaaacaaaagataaaaatatgattgaTTTTTGTGATTCAGAAATAGAAACATCATCAATACCATCAGATACTCTATTATCATCAAAAGAAAGAGATGAAATAAAAGAggaatcataa
- a CDS encoding Paired domain and Homeodomain-like and Winged helix-turn-helix DNA-binding domain-containing protein, producing MRMTECLQDQNNYLIDTSTPETLERDFYAWLNTDYPPNYSYPSSGYMYSGGKMYYAPTNYTTSTMSCSGDEAQSDRSSPNLSSSPQSIMGENVEYNYYNYPAPMTITSNMVQRDDIYTNGYPNISQNSSLHHPLQQGTIMGNGLIGNNYMLKQNNIHQQHHNPHHPINGGMIMNCNDNMIRGGKISNNTQINNTNFITTSSSSSSPPQSQQTTSSSSSSSTSTTTTTTNCTPPSNQGRSSGTNQLGRTYSPGLPLSMGEREQIVALYQNGWKICDISKKLCVTHSCVSKILNRFRLTGSVRPKDAKEGRVESPLVIAIRDYRFRLGMTRQSEIREQLIADGICSRENAPSRSSINHILRTKLDIKKKPKIV from the exons ATGAGGATGACTGAATGTTTACAAgatcaaaataattatcttatTGATACTTCAACTCCAGAGACATTGGAACGGGATTTTTATGCTTGGTTAAAT actGATTACCCTCCAAATTATTCATATCCATCATCTGGTTATATGTATTCTGGTGGAAAAATGTATTATGCTCCAACAAATTATACAACATCAACAATGTCATGTTCAGGGGATGAAGCACAATCAGATAGATCATCACCAAATTTATCATCATCACCTCAAAGTATTATGGGTGAGAATGTTgagtataattattataattatccAGCTCCAATGACGATAACTTCAAATATGGTACAAAGAGatgatatatatacaaatggATATCCAAATATATCTCAAAATTCATCATTACATCATCCACTTCAACAAGGTACTATTATGGGAAATGGTTTGATTGGTAATAATTACatgttaaaacaaaataatatccACCAACAACATCATAATCCTCATCATCCAATTAATGGTGGAATGATTATGAATTGTAATGATAATATGATAAGAGGAGGAAAAATATCTAATAATacacaaataaataatacaaattttattacaactAGTAGTTCATCATCATCACCACCACAATCACAACAGACaacatcatcatcatcatcatcatcaacatcaacaacaacaacaacaacaaattGTACTCCACCATCAAATCAAGGAAGATCCTCTGGTACTAATCAATTAGGAAGAACATACTCACCAGGATTACCATTATCGATGGGTGAAAGAGAACAAATTGTTGCTTTATATCAAAATGGTTGGAAAATATGTGATAtctcaaaaaaattatgtgtTACACATTCATGtgtatcaaaaatattaaatagatTTCGCCTAACAGGCTCCGTCCGTCCCAAAGATGCTAAAGAAGGGCGTGTGGAGTCACCATTAGTCATAGCTATACGTGATTACAGATTTAGACTTGGTATGACAAGGCAAAGTGAGATACGTGAACAATTAATTGCTGATGGTATATGTAGTCGGGAGAATGCTCCAAGTAGAAGTAGTATTAATCA CATTCTTCGCACTAaattagatataaaaaagaaaccaaaaattgtttaa